TCAGGCAGTAAATCATAAAAGATCTCTGCCGCACTCTGTCCAGAGCCAATAATAGTGAGGTCACCTTTCTCCAGTATATTCTCTTTGTTAGGAATGTAAGCGGATGTGTGTATAACGCCAGGTAATTGTTCCCTGTTCACAAAAGAGGGCGTGTATGGTTGCGTGCCTGTACCAAGCACCAGTTTTTCCGCATACCAGGTGGTCACATCTCCTGTTTGGGTATTTTGTACAGTTACCTCATACAAGCCATCACGATAGGCGAGCCGGGATACTTTCTGCGAAAAGCGACAGGAGGGTAACTGTGCTATTGCCCATTGACAATACAGATTATACTCTCTGCGCAGCATATAAAAGTTCTCTCTGATAAAGAACGGGTACAAACGATCTGTCTGTTTCAGGAAATTAAGGAAGCTGAACCAGCTGGTCGGATCCGCCATCGTTACCAGATCTGTGCCCATAAAAGGTGTTTGCAGGGTTGCACTGGGCAACATCAGACCAGGATGCCAGTCAAAACCATCTGCCTGATCAAAAAATACGGCGCTTACATCTTTTACAGGGTGTAACAATGCAGCCAGCCCCAGATTAAATGGTCCGATACCAATACCAATAAGATTATATACGGGAGATTGTTTCATGTTGTGTTTGTTTAATTGTTGGAGTAACGGTTTGTGCGGGAAGATGCCGGCTCTCCGGGAACTTCGCCCAATACCATTCACGGTAACAAAAATTAAGATTGGCTTTTTTATGCGGCAGTGTGATCACTTTTTCCACCCGGAACCCCACATGCGCTTTATTCATTAATGCGGCCAGCGACTCTACTGATCCCTCGCCAACCATTTTGCCTACCTCCGGCTGAGCGAACACCCAGTCGAGCATACATTGCGTAGAAGGTGATGAAAATTTAAGTGTAGGATCTACAGGTGCAATAAACTGATGAGTGCCATAATCTGTAGGCAGGGCATCATAGTAGTCGGCTAACATATCACGTACTACCCAATAGACTTCGAAGTTGTAATTAGGCGACCCATTGATCTCTCCGATATAGCTATGTGACCAGTTGCCGGGCAACATACACCGGTAATACAATTCCAGCTCACGCAGCGGCCAGTCCATCTTCCAGATCTTCTTTGCATGCTCACGGTTAAACCATTCGTGCACCATCTCCAGATCCCGGTCGATATCGAATGGCCTTATGCTGACAGTGATATTTTCTTTCGGAAAATAGCGGCTGTATACAACGCCCTTTCCTTCCGGCTGAATAAGCGCAGAAGAATAGTATGCCTTATGCAGCGGATTATGATACGGACGCATTGCCTTCTCCTGCCCCAGCATAAAGGATAACAGCACATTATGGACTGTCAGCTTATTACTGTTTAACAACGGATGGTCGACCAATAACTGGGCACACCTTTGATGGATAGCGCTGAGTAGTTTGTTTTCATCTGCCTGCTGCCGGAACCCGAGACTGGCGACTATAGGCAGCATATCCCGCACCAGCCATTCTTCAGGTTCCGATTGTCGACTGATATCCGTCATCAGCAATTGTGTGTTAAACGCAGCGACACTCGCCACTTCTATCTGCGTTGGACAGGGGAAAGAAGACAGGTTATCCAAAGCCTGGCGGAGATGTATGTCAGGATAGGCTTCCTGCAGATGGTCCGCTATGATCGTCAGCAAGCTTACCTCGTCGATCGTATGGATCTGATCATCAGGGAGTGTTCTTTCTACCACCGGAAAATCGAATACATGATAACCGCTTTCTGAAAAATAACGCAGCGGAACAAAGACTTCCCTGCCATTAGCGCTAAAGTCCAGCCGTAGATGAAGGTGATGTCCTGTAATTGAGAAATGATGACGAAGGGCAGCATCATATTTCGGAATGCCCTCATAACAGCTCCAGTTGGAGAACCCTCTGCAATAGCTGTTGATGATGGCAGTGATGATATTTGTGTTCATTCGTTTATTGTTTTACCTGTGACAGCCATTGACGTATTTCGCGGACCGCCAGTTGCACCCGCAGCTGACCAAACTGTCTGCCCTGCTCAGGCGTTGCATGACAGGGATCACCAGATACGCCTGCGGCATCCAGCGGACCATTGCCTAAATGCGTAGTGTCGCCTGCAGCGAAATACGCTGTACGCACTGCTGCTGGTAACACCGCCCATGTTTCCGCGGTATCCCATAGTCCTCCATGGCCACCAGGCACAAGACCCTGGCGGGCAATGCCAGCTTCTATCTGTGCTCTTGCTTTTTCATATCCATCACTGGAAAAGAACACCCGTACTCCTTTTTTACTAAGCGCACTATCCAGCTTTGCAGCCAGCGCTTTTAAAGGACGCTGACTGTTAAAGTGGTCGCTCATCAAAACGATATAACGAAATCCGGAAGCAGCCATACTTCTAGCCAGCTGTTCATTCACATCAGAGAAGGTCGGCTCAGTCAATGATATGGTACCAGGATACTGCTCCAATACCGGACTGTTAGGAGCAAATGGCAACACGGGAGCCACAAGGGTATTACCAAGACTATCCGCAATCTGTGTGGCATATCTGTACACACGATAGTTATGTTTACCCAGGACCAGATGAGGACCCGAGGCTTCTGTACCTCCACTGAAGATGAGTACAGTCTGCGCACCGGCAGCAACACGTGCGGAAAGCTCCCGCGATGTCATTGCTTCTATCAATACCTGTTCGGGTGCCTGCGCCCATACACAGGTAGATATCACCAGCAGCAGGCAACTAATACCAGCTATTCTTTTCATAGGGTCG
The DNA window shown above is from Chitinophaga agri and carries:
- a CDS encoding creatininase family protein, producing MKRIAGISCLLLVISTCVWAQAPEQVLIEAMTSRELSARVAAGAQTVLIFSGGTEASGPHLVLGKHNYRVYRYATQIADSLGNTLVAPVLPFAPNSPVLEQYPGTISLTEPTFSDVNEQLARSMAASGFRYIVLMSDHFNSQRPLKALAAKLDSALSKKGVRVFFSSDGYEKARAQIEAGIARQGLVPGGHGGLWDTAETWAVLPAAVRTAYFAAGDTTHLGNGPLDAAGVSGDPCHATPEQGRQFGQLRVQLAVREIRQWLSQVKQ
- a CDS encoding GNAT family N-acetyltransferase, with product MNTNIITAIINSYCRGFSNWSCYEGIPKYDAALRHHFSITGHHLHLRLDFSANGREVFVPLRYFSESGYHVFDFPVVERTLPDDQIHTIDEVSLLTIIADHLQEAYPDIHLRQALDNLSSFPCPTQIEVASVAAFNTQLLMTDISRQSEPEEWLVRDMLPIVASLGFRQQADENKLLSAIHQRCAQLLVDHPLLNSNKLTVHNVLLSFMLGQEKAMRPYHNPLHKAYYSSALIQPEGKGVVYSRYFPKENITVSIRPFDIDRDLEMVHEWFNREHAKKIWKMDWPLRELELYYRCMLPGNWSHSYIGEINGSPNYNFEVYWVVRDMLADYYDALPTDYGTHQFIAPVDPTLKFSSPSTQCMLDWVFAQPEVGKMVGEGSVESLAALMNKAHVGFRVEKVITLPHKKANLNFCYREWYWAKFPESRHLPAQTVTPTIKQTQHETISRI